The Tessaracoccus timonensis sequence ACGCCATCGCGGAGGGCGAGGGTTACCGGACAGCTGCCGAATGGCGTGCTGGGCACGAAGATTTCTGGCGATCTGAAGAGTTTGTCACCAGTTATGGCGAGCTCCAGTTAGACGACGACACCCTGGTGGTGTGCTGCCGCTTTGCCGTCGATCCACGGTACCCAGTGAACGCCACCAGCTGAGGTGGACTAGCTGGCACGATTTGCCAAGGGCAAGTTTTGCGGCCTGATGCATAACGTCTCTTCGTAACGTGGGTGCCGGCAGCTGACGCATCACCGTCCTTTGGCTACCGTCGCTTCAGTGAAAGGACGATGGTCGAAATCAGCGAGGCCACCGGTATCGACATCTGGTGCGGGCTAAATGTGGGAAAGCAAGTCCATCACCCCTGCGCACTGAACTCTGCCGGGAAGAAAGTATTCGACAAACCTCTACCCCAAGACCAGAGCAGGATGGAGGCGATACTCTGCACCCTCGCCGAGCACGGCCGGGTCCTTATGATCGTCGACCAACCCACCGCAATCGGCGCCTTGCCGATCGCGGTTGCCCGGGCGATGGGCATCCTGATCGCCCACCTACATGGCCTGGCGATGCGCTGCACTGCAGGCCTCTATCTAAGCAATGCGAAGGCCGACGCGCTTGACGCGTTCATCATCGCCGACGCCGCCGGACCATGCCTCACACCCTGCACGGGGCCAATACGGGTGAGGAAACCCTCGCCGAACTCAAGACTCTAGTCGGCTTGATCGGGTGATGCTTACCCTCTTTCCGAGATCCAGACCTCGATACAAGGCGTTGGGGATCAGGACAGCCGCACAGATCCTGCTCAGGGCCGGCGATGCCTCTACCTTCCCCACTGTCGGACACCTCGCAGCCTATGCCGGGCTCGCACCCGTCACACGGCGGTCCGGCACCACGCTCCGCGGCGAATTCCCCGCACGTACTGGGAATAAGAACCTCAATGAGCTCTGTTCCTGTCCGCCTTCGTAGCACCCCGAACAGAGCCGACCAGCCGGCCCACTATGGCTGCAAACGAACCCAAGGCAAGAAACACACCGCCGCCATCAACTGCCTAGCCCGCCGACGCTGAAATTCCCCATTCGCCATGCTCAAAAACCAGGAGCCCTACTGGACACCCACACCGACCCCAGAACTATCGTCCATACCCCTCGCCGGTTGATAAGGAACATAGGGACACTCCTACGCCACGGGCATCACATGACCGGCTAGTGCGCACCCTTCGGCGGCTGCGACTCAACATCTTGTTGCAGGGGATCTTCGGGCCCGTGTGCGGCATGATGCCCCCGTCCTGCTGAGAGGAAGGCCCTGATCACCGTCTTTCCTGAACTCCAGATGAAAGCCCAAAAGCCCCGACTCTTGTCGTCGGCAGGGCGACGATCGGAGGGCTCGTTTCGCTCTTCATCCAGAGTCCGGTGATAAGCGTCGTAGTCCTGATCAGCCCTCGAAGTGCCCACGGCAGTTTTATCCTTCACGAACGCCATGACCAATACACACGCGATAAACAAGGCGACTATGCCAATTGCGATACTCCCTAGCGAAGCAGCCCAGCCAAACTTTGACAGCGGCGAGAGTGTGGCACAGAAGGCGAAAGCCGAGCCAAAGAATAGTACAGACCAAGCCCTGGATTCTGAATCTAGGCTCTGCATCTCGAGATGTCGTTCGGGCGGAACCCAGACGAGCTTCGTGGGGTACTTGTACCTTTCACCCCAACTGTCCAGTTGGGCCTCCTTGGCTCCCTCAGGATCAAGCTGTTGAACGCGACGACGATATGCCCAAGTCTCCTCGAGTTGCATCTGCATCTGCATCATGGTTCCAACCATGAGCAGCCATGTTCCGAGTGATGCAAGGAGATCCCAACCATTCATGGTAAAAGTCTAGCGATCTTGGCCCGACGACCTGGATTTGCACTCCGTCCTTCAGTGCCTGCGCAGTGGGCAGGGCCTTACGAGCCGTTTCCGTGGTGCCGCATTGTCAGGTCCCCGAGAAATTGGGGTTGTGCTTCTCAAGGTTTTCCTCGCGTAGTAGGGGTTAGCTGGCGTGTTGTCGGATACCGCTGATTGGGGGGAGTTCAGGGCGATCCAAACACCCGGGAACTAGGTGTGAGTCTCGCCAGCCCCTACCCAGCTGTGGCGATTCGCACTAGGCAGGGTGCAGCTCATCGACCATGCGTTGAAGAAGTATCTGGAGCCGTTCACCGGGTGAGCGGCTCTTGTTTTGTCCAGGGGTCGTCGTGCTCACGCTTGAGCTTTCGCGGCGGTGGGCTTGCTCAGCGTAGTGGTCGGTGAAAGTGCCTGATGGCGCGTGAATGTATCAACGCCCAGCGGGCACATAGTGGAGGCGGCGGTGTCTGAGGTCACGACATATTTGACGGGGTGTGCCTGGGGAAGGCGTTGTGATCCTTGACAGGTCAGTCGCGTCATTGTTGACACTTAGGGTTACCTCAGCCGTGTCGGTGACGCTTGACTGGTGAGTCGGGACATGTTTGACACCATGAACAGTCCCAGAGCTTGTCAAGTTGTTTGTGTAAGTGGTCTGTTTTTAGGTGGTTTGGGGGAATCGTTCGGGGTAGCGTAGTGCGAGTTCGTTGAGGGCTTTGGTCCAGCCTTGGATGGTGGCGCCTTCGACGAGCTTGCCGGGGGCCTTCCGGTTGGTGCCTTTGGGTAGGCCTGCTTCCTTGGCTCGTTCACGGGCTCGTTTGTCTTCGATGTTGCGGATCGCGAGCCAGAGCAGCTTGACTACCGAGGCGTCGTTGGGGAATTGGCCGCGGTTTTTGATGATTTTGCGCATCTGGTAGTTCAACGACTCGACCTGGTTGGTGGTGTAGATCACCTTGCGGGTCGCGGGCCCAAAATCGAGGAACGGGATGAACCGGTCCCAGGCGTCTTCCCAGGTTTTGACCGCCATCGGATATTTCCGGCCCAGGACCGAATCAGCGAACGCGGTCAGCGCCATCAAGGCGTCGTCGTCGTCGACGGCGGTGTAGATCGGTTTGAGCATGGCGGCCACGGCCTTACGATCCGAGTAGGACACGTAGCGCATGGAGGCGCGGATCAGGTGGACCACGCAGGTCTGCACCAGCGCGCCAGGCCAGGTCGCCTCGATCGCTTCGGGGAAGCCGGTGAGCCCGTCGCAGCACACGATCAACACGTCCTGGACGCCGCGGTTGGCGAGCTGGGCGCATACCGCTGCCCAGAACTTCGCGCCTTCGGAGGCTTGGACCCAGATCCCGAGCACGTGTTTGATGCCGTCGAGGTCGACACCAACCGCGATGTGGGCATGCCGGTTGACGACCCGGTTTTGGTCACGGACCTTGACCACCAGCGCGTCGAGGTAGATCACTGGGTAGAACGCCTCCAACGGCCTGTTCTGCCAGGCGGTGACTTCCTCCATCACGGCCTCGGTCACATTCGAGATGGTCTCGTGTGACAACTCGGTTCCCAACGTCGCGGCGAGATGGTGCTGGATCTCGCGGATGGTCATCCCGCCGGCATACAAGCTGATGATCTGGTCCTCAAGCCCACCCAGACGCCGTTGCCCATTGGGCACCAGCCTCGACACAAACGACCCGTTACGGTCCCGGGGCCGATCCAACTCGATAGGCCCGACCTCGGTGGCGACGGTCTTCGGTGTGGTGCCGTTACGTGAGTTGCCCGACCCCCTACCAGCGGGGTCGTTCTTCTCGTAGCCCAGATGAGAGGTCAGCTCCGCGTTCATCCCGCGCTCCAGCACGGACTTGATCAACTCGGGCAAGAACCCGCCCTCTCCGGTCAACGAGATCCCCCGCTCACTAGTCGAGGCCAGCAAGTGGTCAAGCAACTGGTCATCGATCAACTCACGGCGCAACTCACGCGCCGGGCTGACTGGCTTGTCATTATTCTCGGTCATGGTCATAGTCAATCTCCTTCAGATCAGCTTGACCTCTTACACAGACCATTTGACACCCCCCAGTCCCAACCGCAACCTCGCCATCGTCACAGCTGTCAGAGACCAAGGCGGCACACCCACCAACGTCGCCAAGCGCGTTGGCATCTCACGCCAACGCGTCCACCAGATCCTCAACGCCTACGACGCAGGCGGCGCCGAGGCAATCGCACCGAAATCGCGTGCCCCTCACACCCACCCACACGCGCTACCGGACGCGTTACGCAACGAAATCATCGACATCCGCAAACAGCTCACCCGGCACGGACTTGACGCAGGACCCGAAACCATCACCTACCACCTCGAACAGGCCGGCAAACGTGCCCCGTCAACTTCGACGATCCGTCGCATCCTCACCAACGAAGGCTTGATCACCCCGCAGCCGCAAAAGAAGCCAAAAAGCTCCTACATCCGCTTCGAGGCCGCAATACCCAACGAATGCTGGCAAGCCGACATCACCCACCTCTTCCTTGCCGACAACACACGCGTTGAAGTCCTCGACTTCCTCGATGACCACTCGCGATACCTGTTGTCAATCACCGCGGCCGCCGCATTCACAGGCCCCGCCGTCGCCGCCGAACTCACACGTTTAATCCACACATACGGCCCACCAGCATCCACGCTGACGGACAACGGACTGGTGTTCACCGCACGCCTAGCCGGGCGCAAAGGTGGGAGAAACGCGTTCGAAAAAGTGCTCGTCGCACACAAAATCCAACAGAAAAACGGCCGGCCGGGCCACCCCCAAACCCAAGGAAAAATTGAGCGGTTCCACCAAACCCTCAAAAAATGGATCAAAGCCCGACCCCCAGCACAAACCATTGATGAGCTGCAACAACTCCTCAATGAGTTTCGCCAAAACTACAACTGCACCCGACCCCACCGCGCCCTGGGCAGACGCACCCCACAGCAGGCATACACCACCGGAGTCAAAGCCACGCCCAACGACAACCCCAAAAAAGAATGGCGAACCCGAAACGACACAGTCGACAAAAACGGCAAAGTCAGCGTGCGCTACGCCGGCAAACTTTTCCACCTCGGCATCGGACGCGCCTACAAACACAAGAAAATCCTCATGGTCATCACCGACAACCACATCACCACATCACTGGTTGAAACCGGAGAAGTTCTCACCGAGCACTACATCGACACCGCCCGCGACTACCAAAAGGCCTACTGGAAACACGGCGACCCACCACTTCACCCCAAATGAACAAAACCGGCACCCCAGAACAAAAACAACTGGGATGCCGATCCGTCCAGCATGTCGCGACTCATGCGTCAAGCATGACGCGACTCATGACAATGGTGGAGGCGGCGGGAATCGAACCCGCGTCCTTGAAAGGTGAGGCAAGTCTTCTCCGGGCGCAGCTGATGGTGGCGTTGTTCTTGGTCTTGGCACTCACATCAGCACGTCGCCAACAGACCCAGTATCAGTGAAGTCCCACCTAGTCCCTGACACGCAGGCTAGGCAGCAAGCCCTCTAAATGAGGCCAGATTCCGAACCGAAGGCTCGTTCGGGCTGACCCTTCGATCGCTGATCAGGCAGCGAGAGCGAAGTCAGTGCTGTTCTTGTTGGCACTTATTAGTTTCCATACATCGTTTACGAGATGAGCATGGTTTCTCGGCCCGCTTCCCTTGCGACTACCGTCCCAAGTCGAAACCGATCGCCCCCTGTTGAGTTGTCTCTCTATGATACACGTCTCAGCCGCGGTAGCGATTTCGCTGGGCCATGGCCCGTCGGGCTTCCCTGTCGAGCTCCCGCTCCTTGATGGTTTGGCGCTTGTCCCAGTCTCTTTTACCAGTGGCGACGGCAATCTGCACCTTGGCGTATCCGTCCTTGAAGTACATCTGCAGGGGCACGAGCGTCGTGCCAGCCCCCTCGAGCTCGCGAGCGAGCTTCTTGATCTCTTTCGCGTTGAGCAGCAGCTTGCGTGTGCGTCGGGCTGAGTGGCTCCCCCGCCACGACTGGTGCTCGTACTCGGGGATGTTG is a genomic window containing:
- a CDS encoding IS256 family transposase, whose product is MTENNDKPVSPARELRRELIDDQLLDHLLASTSERGISLTGEGGFLPELIKSVLERGMNAELTSHLGYEKNDPAGRGSGNSRNGTTPKTVATEVGPIELDRPRDRNGSFVSRLVPNGQRRLGGLEDQIISLYAGGMTIREIQHHLAATLGTELSHETISNVTEAVMEEVTAWQNRPLEAFYPVIYLDALVVKVRDQNRVVNRHAHIAVGVDLDGIKHVLGIWVQASEGAKFWAAVCAQLANRGVQDVLIVCCDGLTGFPEAIEATWPGALVQTCVVHLIRASMRYVSYSDRKAVAAMLKPIYTAVDDDDALMALTAFADSVLGRKYPMAVKTWEDAWDRFIPFLDFGPATRKVIYTTNQVESLNYQMRKIIKNRGQFPNDASVVKLLWLAIRNIEDKRARERAKEAGLPKGTNRKAPGKLVEGATIQGWTKALNELALRYPERFPQTT
- a CDS encoding IS481 family transposase, producing MVIVNLLQISLTSYTDHLTPPSPNRNLAIVTAVRDQGGTPTNVAKRVGISRQRVHQILNAYDAGGAEAIAPKSRAPHTHPHALPDALRNEIIDIRKQLTRHGLDAGPETITYHLEQAGKRAPSTSTIRRILTNEGLITPQPQKKPKSSYIRFEAAIPNECWQADITHLFLADNTRVEVLDFLDDHSRYLLSITAAAAFTGPAVAAELTRLIHTYGPPASTLTDNGLVFTARLAGRKGGRNAFEKVLVAHKIQQKNGRPGHPQTQGKIERFHQTLKKWIKARPPAQTIDELQQLLNEFRQNYNCTRPHRALGRRTPQQAYTTGVKATPNDNPKKEWRTRNDTVDKNGKVSVRYAGKLFHLGIGRAYKHKKILMVITDNHITTSLVETGEVLTEHYIDTARDYQKAYWKHGDPPLHPK
- the smpB gene encoding SsrA-binding protein SmpB, with product MPRETGQKMIAQNKKARHDYAIGDTYEAGLVLTGTEVKTLRHGRATIGDAYATIENGEAWLINANIPEYEHQSWRGSHSARRTRKLLLNAKEIKKLARELEGAGTTLVPLQMYFKDGYAKVQIAVATGKRDWDKRQTIKERELDREARRAMAQRNRYRG